A window of Notolabrus celidotus isolate fNotCel1 unplaced genomic scaffold, fNotCel1.pri scaffold_149_arrow_ctg1, whole genome shotgun sequence genomic DNA:
tagaggaggagaggagaggagaggaggagaggaggggacaggagaggagaggagaggaggagaggagaggagaggaggagaggagaggagacatgatgagtctcagtttcgctGTACAGATGTTACACATGTGACCCTGaggctgctctctgattggacgGTGAGCTCAGACTTCTTACCACAGAGGTGTTGAGTCCGGACATCACCGGGTCGTGGACTTCACGGCAGCGGTTCCACTCCATGTCGCAGGCGGAGATCAAGGTGATGACCTCATCGGGGTCGGTCGCCGTCTTCACATCAGACAGACCTTTAGCCCAGGCTGCTGAGCTCACCAACCACATGAAGGCGAAGACGGCGGTCACACCCAGGtcctgagcacacacacacacacacacacacacacacacacacagggtcagaGCAAGGTCTTCCTCACCCGTCCTCACCCGTAAGGGCGTTCTCTGGGCGTTAACTCACGATGAGTGGGCCCTTGTTGTTCTCCTTGTACTTCTCGAAGAAGAAGACGTAGATGCTGAGAGCCGCCGTGGAGTACAGGAAGGCGAACACGCCGATGGTGACGAAGAACTCGGCCGAGGAGGAGTAGTCGCCAATCAGGAAGCAACGCTCTGTTTCCCGGTTCTTACAGGTCGGGGCATCGAAGTACACCTGGTGGAGTCtgagggggggagggagaggtCAGTCTGACCAAGTCAGCATCTTTACAAGGTAACTTTATAAGAGTCAGCAGAGTCAGCAGAGTCAGCAGAGTCAGCAGAGTTAGTAGAGTTAACAGAGTTAGTAGAGTtaacagagtcagcagagttagcagagtcagcagagtcagtagagtcagcagAGTcaacagagtcagcagagttaGTAGAGTTAACAGAGTTAGTAGAGTTAACAGAGTTAGTAGAGTTAACAGAGTTAGTAGAGTTAACAGAGTTAGTAGAGTTAACAGAGTTAGTAGAGTtaacagagtcagcagagttagcagagtcagcagagtcagtagagtcagcagAGTcaacagagtcagcagagttaGTAGAGTTAACAGAGTTAGTAGAGTtaacagagtcagcagagtcagcagagtcagtagagtcagcagAGTCAGTAGAGTTAACAGAGTTAGTAGAGTTAATAGAGTTAGTAGAGTCAGCAGAGTTAACAGAGTTAGCGCTCAGTGTCACACTCACCTGAATGGAtactcaaactccacctctatACTCAGGTCGCTCTCCGTCCGGTTCTTGCACTCCACCGACATCTTGAACATCCCAGAATAACTCCCACAGGTGGAGAAGGCAAAGATGGCGAAGAACTGAAGAAGGAGACGAGAGAACAGGTGAGTCAGCAGAGTGGAACCATCTGAGCGTGCTCACACTGCATGCTAACAAATTCACTGTGATGGTGCTAAGCAGATTAGCATGCTTATGTTAGCTAGCAGCAGTACAGACTCATGAGGGGATGGTCAGCTCTGCAGGGGTTCATTCAGAGACCAGAGTGATGGAGTCATTAACATGTAGACCTGATGGGGGCGCTAGAGCATCGTCACAGCTGCTCACGCTAACTATGAACCAACACGTCAGaaacaacagagtggatcctgCAGCATGATgactcatcttcatcatcatcatcatcatcatcatcttcatctccctctctacATGAAGAAGATCCACTCTGACTCAGTGCAGCTGCTCTATTGTTAGAAAAGAAGCTAGATGCTAAGAATGCTACGCTAATAGCTTCACAGCTAGAGCTAAAGACCCCCGAGAAATAACATGGCCGCCGCCTTCTTcttcaaaaaagcaacaaaagtcCTTCattactgtacacacacacacacacacacacacagacacacacacacacacacacacacacacacaaacaaatacacacacaaacacagtttgagCAGATGGTCAGCACAGTCAGACTTTCTGTCCAATTcctctgtgactgtgtgtgtgtatgagtgtgtgtgtgtgtgtgtgtgtatgagtgtgtatgagtgtgtgtgtgtgtgtgtgtgtgtgtgtgtgtgtgtgtgatgctaaAGGACTCTTCCTGGTGTGTCAGTTTCTCTTcgtgtgttttttattaatccTCATTTGTATTTCTTTGCTTCAGAGTCGCTTCAGAGTCGTTTTAGAGTCGTTTCAGAGTCACTTCAGAGTCGCTTCAGAGTCGCTTCAGAGTCGTTTTAGAGTCGTTTCAGAGTCACTTCAGAGTCGCTTCAGAGTCGCTTCAGAGTCGTTTCAGAGTCGTTTCAGAGTCGCTTCAGAGTCGTTTCAGAGTCGTTTCAGAGTCGTTTCAGAGTTGTTTCAGAGTCGTTTCAGACTCATTTCAGAGTCGTTTCAGAGTCGTTTCAGAGTCGTTTCAGAGTTGTTTCAGAGTCGTTTCAGAGTCGTTTCAGAGTCGTTTCAGAGTTGTTTCAGAGTCGTTTCAGACTCATTTCAGAGTCGCTTCAGAGTCGCTTCAGAGTCGTTTCAGACTCATTTCAGAGTCGTTTCAGAGTCGTTTCAGAGTCGTTTCAGAGTCGTTTCAGAGTCGTTTCAGAGTCGCTTCAGAGTCGTTTCAGACTCATTTCAGAGTTGTTTTAGAGTCGTTTCAGAGTCGTTTCAGAGTCGTTTCAGAGTCGTTTCAGAGTAGCTTCAGAGTCGCTTCAGAGTCGCTTCAGAGTCGCTTCAGAGTCGCTTCAGAGTCGCTTCAGAGTCACTTCAGAGTTGCTTCAGACTCATTTCAGAGTCGTTTCAGAGTCACTTCAGAGTCGCTTCAGAGTCGCTTCAGAGTCGCTTCGGAGTCGCTTCAGAGTCGCTTCAGAGTTGCTTCAGAGTCGTGTCAGAGTCGTTTCAGAGTAGCTTCAGAGTCGCTTCAGAGTCGCTTCAGAGTCGCTTCAGAGTCGCTTCAGAGTCGCTTCAGAGTTGCTCCAGAGTCGTGTCAGAGTCGTTTCAGAGTCACTTCAGATTCGTTTCAGAGTCGCTTCAGAGTCGCTTCAGAGTCACTTCAGAGTCGCTTCAGAGTCGCTTCAGAGTCGTTCTCTTGGTGGAGTCGAGCCTCTCTGGAACAGAGTGACGATCATCCTTCAGCCAACAGTTtggacatttatttttatctgagCTGGAGACAATCTGTGAGCGCAGACGCTCTGAGAACATTTGAAGAAGATGTTGGGAGCTCCAACTGTTTCCAAGACAACTTCAGGAACGTTCAGAGAGAAAGACTTCAGAGGAAAGATGAAGGAGTCTGAAAGTTTGTTTCCAT
This region includes:
- the LOC117808765 gene encoding synaptophysin-like isoform X2, giving the protein MFKMSVECKNRTESDLSIEVEFEYPFRLHQVYFDAPTCKNRETERCFLIGDYSSSAEFFVTIGVFAFLYSTAALSIYVFFFEKYKENNKGPLIDLGVTAVFAFMWLVSSAAWAKGLSDVKTATDPDEVITLISACDMEWNRCREVHDPVMSGLNTSVAFGFINLILWVGNLWFVFKETGIIAPFMRAPPPQDKAAAAPEAYGQQAGYEQDPYASNQGGYQPDYNQQQGYNQDAEYGQGYGQQGAPTSFSNQM
- the LOC117808765 gene encoding synaptophysin-like isoform X1 — protein: MLVAQGQFRVLKVPLGFIKALQWFFAIFAFSTCGSYSGMFKMSVECKNRTESDLSIEVEFEYPFRLHQVYFDAPTCKNRETERCFLIGDYSSSAEFFVTIGVFAFLYSTAALSIYVFFFEKYKENNKGPLIDLGVTAVFAFMWLVSSAAWAKGLSDVKTATDPDEVITLISACDMEWNRCREVHDPVMSGLNTSVAFGFINLILWVGNLWFVFKETGIIAPFMRAPPPQDKAAAAPEAYGQQAGYEQDPYASNQGGYQPDYNQQQGYNQDAEYGQGYGQQGAPTSFSNQM